Genomic segment of Canis aureus isolate CA01 chromosome 16, VMU_Caureus_v.1.0, whole genome shotgun sequence:
tattagagagagagagagagagagagtgagggagggagagtgcacaagcaaggagcagaggcagagggaaaagcagacttcctgccaagcagggagcccaacgtgggactccatcccaggacctgagatcatgacctgagccaaaggcagtcgcttgcccagctgagccacccaggcgcccctgggccCATATTTAAATAGATCTGCATCTCCTGAGCATTTGCCAGCTGAGGACAAGTAGGTGCAGAATTATAGATGTGACAGGGATAATAGCCCAGCCTATTGATTATAATACATAATTGTTACAAGATCTGGAAGTCAGGACAAAATCTGATATTCCTCCTTGAGAGTCTGCTCCTTGCTCAGCTCAGTCTACTTTAAaatggtggtggggtggggggatccttccatccttcctggTTCCAGGGCCTTTGAGATAGCTGTGAATGTACTTTGAAGAGTGAATTCAAAAACATCATTTCCTATTTCTATTAATAGAGTAGTAGTCCACGACTTTGGAATCCGTGAAAGACAAAAATGGGTTCGGCATTgcatattttgaagtttttggaAATTGATCCATCTGATTCATTTTTCCAACTGATCTACAAACTACATGATCATTCAGAGACACCACATATCTAGTTAGTAAGGTCTCCAGCTTGCCCGATGAATTCACCAAGGTTTCTTGAGAAATTTTCCATCTTCCTTTTATGCATTTTCATGGGCCTCGGGCAGGAGCCACGCCTGGGAAGAGGGATCCTGTGCCCTTTAGCTTTGCttcacctgcttttccctctttctccctacccccccccccgcccccacccgatCTCTGGGCTGCTAGATTACCAAGTTGAAGCAACAACTGCAGAGGACAAAGCTGAGCCGCAGTGGGAAAGAGAAGGAGCGGGGCTCCCCACTCCAAGGGGACCATGCGGTACGCGGAGCACTGAGGGTATGTttccgccccctccccaggccgcTCCCCTTGTTGTCACTGGTGGTGGTCCTCGTGTGGGCAGGTTCTCTGGGGCTTCCTGCTGCTGACTGAGCTGGCCACGCTGCACACCCTGTGGCCCCATggctgcccaggtggcttggGCGCAACCTCAGGCTTGCTGGGTGAGGCTGGAAGGGCTCCTTGTCCTCGCAAATGGCTCTCCCCTCAATCCCCGCACCCCTCTCCGATTGAGTGGCAGTGAGCCTGCGGACTCTAAAAGCCCCTCAGGACCTCTCAAAGTGCTGACTTCCAGAGAAAAGCCCACTGAGCTTTCCCATTGCAGTCTGTCTCTGTCCCCAGATCCCCCTTTACTCGCTTGGTTCTGCTGTGTAGACAGGACATGACTCCCTGTTCAGAACTAGTCACTGGATGGGGctttggggaggtggggggggggggtctgtgaTCACTCCATCTGCCTCCTCCTCAGGCGTCCCCTCCCAGCTTTCCCTCAGGGTCACCTGTCCTGCGGCTCAGCCCCTGCCTGCACCGGAGCCTGGAAGGGCTTAACCAAGAGCTGGAGGAGGTGTTTGTGAAGGAGCAGGGTGACGAGGAGCTTTTGCGGGTGAGTGGGGGCGTGCTCTCACTGTGTAACAGCAGAGTCGGGGTGCGGGCCAGTGGGACTCTTGCTTTCTGGTGGCTCCACGCTGCAGCCATGTCCTTGGTGCAGGGCAGACCCCAGCCTGCATGAGGAACACAGATCGAGTTTGTTAGATTCACATGGACTCAGCCACCAGGCCAGCAGAGCCAGCAGTGGGGCTGGGGACACGCTTTTGTGGTGCTGAGTGGAAAGAGAGGGAGCCATGCTGGGTGGAGGGAAGGCTCCCCAGCTAGAAGTAAGGGGCTTCGCATCACTCTCCTGCCAAGGCaatggctccctgctccctgtgtCCTCATCCCCATTGCCCTCACTGGCCTCAGTTGTCAGTGTCACCACTTCTCCCCCATGTCCACCTAGTGACCTGCATTTATTCTTCATGCCCAGTTGCCCCTGTGcatcctcccccaacccccagccacCCCCTACCAGGCACAATTATTTGCTGTGTTTTCTGCAGTCTCAGGCACATTTTTATACTGACACAGTATAATCGGAGAATGCCAGTTGGACAGTATTTATATAATTCTAATGGGCACACTCCTTAGTTTATGAGTTACTTgctagttgatttttaatttacgTATATGTAGGATTTTATACCCACCCAGATACCCGCACACAATGTGGTGAGCTGCAGGTACAAGTAGCATTGATGGTTAAGAAGCAGGGAAGAGGGTATTTCACTCGTGATGATGATGGGCACACCTGTCCTACAGGGGCTTACGTGGTTAGCGTCCTGGGGGTTTGACCCCTATTGTGCTTCCCACAGGTTCCTGGAGAAGGTCCCTGTTCTCTTGGCCCACAGCCTGCTGTTGGCATCACCTTGATGAAGCAAGACAAATAAACATGCAATTTCAGATTGGGTTGCAAATGCTAGGAGAGAAATAGGGAGGGCTTTCCCTTAAATCAGTGACTTGAGAACGCCAGGTCCAGTTACTGCTGTGTGTTAGGGATAGAGGCCAGAAGAACAGCAAGGGGAGGAGCTTAAGGGTCACTGGTGCTCTGCTGGCCTGAAGAGAGGGGCCTGAGAGTCCTTCCCCACCCTCTTTCCTGGCAGATCCTTGATGTTCCTGATGGCCACCGCGCCCCAGCTCCCCCTCAGAGTGGCAGCTGtgaccaccccctcctcctcctggagcTTGGCAACCTTGCCAGCTCTCCCTCCGTGCCCCTGGCATCCCCCCAGCCTTCAGGCCAGGCCAGCCGTGAGGAACACCGGGGTGCAGTCGAGGAGTTGTCATTCATCCCCAATGACAAAGGTAAGCTGAGGGGTCTGGGGCAGCAGGGGGCCCTCCCACCCTTTCCACCTCTAATCAATTTCAAGCTTGGGAGCCCTCCTTGCCTAACCAACTGAAATATCTTCATGGGTCATCTTTATTCTATATGTGATGCCAGTAGTAGCAATGATCTTTTGCATAGATTCTGATTTATAACTTACATAAAGTCTGTGCCTACACTTCTGTTCTCACTGTGACCCAAGCAGTGCCTCTCACTCTCCTGCTTTGGCTAAGGTTCAGCATGCTGAGTAGAAAGCCCATGGGTCTGTCCAGGTGTCCACTGCACACATTACCAGCAACAGGTCTCAAGGTGGTTGTGAAAGATACAAAATAAGCGAATGTGGCCTCTTGCCCCAGGGTCACACTGTTTGACTCGGATTGAAACCCAAGCTTTCCGACTCCAAAATTTCTACCTAGTCCTGTGCCTGGCTCCTTTACAGGAGGACGAGACCCAAGCCCTTCCTCCCCACAATAATGATCCTCCTGTCCTAAAGCATTGTGGCCTGCCTCACCGAATTGGATTCTCATAGAGCCCTGTGAGGTAGGCTGGTCAAGGGCATGATCTCACAATACACAGAGGCAAACAGAGCATAGAGTAATAAGGAATAAATGTGAGATAAATACAGATAAAGTCAATATTTGCAGCCTAGGCAAAGTACATTCGCTGTGTGGAAAGGGAGAGCGATTTTCTCCCATAAGTGGGATTGAGTAAAGACTGCTTCTCTGAGTCAGTACAAGAGCTCTTCCTGGAAGAAGGGATAGCTTTTTAAGACTGTGGAGAGAATGAGGCTGTGGTAGGCTGGCAGAGCAGGGTGGTGCAGTCTTGGAAGAAAGCAGGGAGACAGAAGTTAGGATTTCTGTAAGTCAGACTTAGAATCCCGATTGCAGTCTTCCTCCTGGGAATATAGCATTGCTGTTAGACCTGATTTTCCCACCAAtttaactgtatttaaaaaaaacatttacttatttatttgagagatagagagtgggcatagggggagaggggcagaaggagagagagtcttaagcagactccccacttagcacggagcctgatgcagggctcagtctcacgaccctgagaccatgacctgagccgaaaccaagagtcagacccaaccgactgagccagccaggtgcccctcaactatATTTTGTTATCCTGCACAACAAGAGACGGATTTTTGTAAGCTGCCTCAAAGATATTTTAAGGTAGAGCGTGGACAAACAACCTGGCTTAGCATAAGCGCCACCAGCCCTCTCACTGCATGTCCCGGTCTCGCCCCTTTACACTGAAGCCTGAGCCCAGGAAAGCGGGTCAGCTCCACTGGCCTCTGCCTTGCTCTGTTTGCAGCCTCCTCTCCAGGCCGCCCAACCTGCCTGGAGGACAGCAGCCCGTCTCCAGTCCTTGCCTTTGCCGCCTCTCCTCGGCCCAATCACAGCTACGTGTTCAAGCGGGAGCCCCCGGAAGGCTGCGAGAGAGTGCGCGTGTTCGAAGAGGCCACGTGAGTACTTCCCGCGGATGGGAcggggcggagggtgggggcgggggcggggatcAGGATGAGCCCTGGGCTGTCCCCTCTGAACTGCCCTTCTTCGGTCCTGGACTCTCTCGGCCTGGGGCCGTTGTCAACTTCAGAGATCCGGATTGCACTTTTTCCATGATCAAACTTGTTGACATTACCTACTCTGAGCCCTTCAATCTTTGCTTATCATGATCTCTATGGAAACCTGCTCTCTGCCCACATGCCAGCCACAAGTGCTGCAGGAGCTGGAAAGGAAAGAGATCTGAAACTCGAACCCtttgtttcttcaatttttttctatccctGGGTAAGGTGTGAGTGTGCTAGACAGtagtcgagagagagagagagagagagagagagagagaatatatactAGCAGAGATGGGAAGTGTCCCCACTGGAGTGGTGGGGGCACCAAACACAGCTTCCTCATTGCTTCTGAGTCAAGTCTTTACCCTGTGCCTGCAGTGGTTCAAGTGTCATCAACTCCCAGACCTAAATTTCTAGTCCTTACAAGAAAGGACTATGGAATATCCCCAAACCAGGTGGGACAATTCAGAAGCCATTCTGATGATGATTGATCTCTTTACCACAGCCCCCTCCCACGAGCAGAGAGAATCGAGGGCTGAACCTTCCCAAATGCCCACCCGGCCCCCTGTAACAGGTGCCCAAAGAGCTCACTTCCTTCCCCCCACCAGCTTGGTAGTCAGCGAGGCAGATTCTCAGGCAGATTCAGGCCAAATCTCAGATTTGGTCATAGTGTGTGAGCTGAGCTGCAGCTAGGACAGGGTTTGAGCCTTGAGAGCTCTGTTCGTTGCAGATAAGGGAGGGGACAGTCCATGGTACTGGCAGAGGGTTCAGCTAGAAGCCAGAGTGGGAGTTATGGAGAGAACCATGGTCCCCGGGGTTTTTGCTCCCAGCTTTGCTCTTGCCTGGTATAGCTCTCCAAGAAACCTGGCTCCTCAGGGGTGGTATGGAGGCAAAACACCAGCTCCTGCAGCTTCAGCAGACTGGGCTCTTGTGTCTTTCCCCAGTCCATGTTATATTCAAGTAACTGCAACCTGGGATTGCTTGTGGAAATTAGGCTATTGCCTGTCCTGATTCTTCCACAGACTCATGGTGCCAGCAGAGGTCTTAAAGCCATCTCTTCTAGCTCCCTGTCCCTGTGTTAACCCTTTAAGAGAGGTGGtgactcttggggcacctggatggctcagttggtgaagcatccactcttgatttcaactcgggtcatgatctcagtgttgtgggatcCAGGTCTGTGTCGGGCTTtgaactcagcagggagtctgcttgagtttctctctccccctctccctctgcccctctccctgcttgtgtatgcatgctctgtgtctcaaataaataaataaaccttaaagaGGGGGGTGGCTGACTCACCGATTGCTTTCTAAGATGCCCTGGGAGAGAAATTCTCAGCTCATTGGGGCCTCGTCACTGGATCAACTTTTCCCATTGAGAAGTTCTTATGTTTAGCAATTCCTCTGTCACGTTTCCTTTTCCTAGCTGCTGATCTTATAAGATGGCCTGGATTTCCCAGGGCAGGGAATCAAGCCATTCAGGGTCATGCCGTTTGCCCCCATGTCCTTAGAGTGGTGCTTGGTTTCCTGGGTAACCTTccccatgtgtgcatgcacacactgaGAGCAGTCCCCTCTCCTGCCCATTTTCCACTGTCCATAAGGTGGGATTCTCGTAAAGCCTTCTTGGTCAGGTGAGATCCTGCTGCCCAGGCCTTCCCAAATACACCCAGCACATGGATCTTCACCTCTTCTTCACCTATCGCTCTCTgctcacccctgccctccttgTGTCTCGCTCATCTTCCTCggtttgaaatttttttagaattctatAATTAAAGTGGTCATCAATTTACCATACTATATGCTAAGTTCATCTTTCTGTCTATATAGTAAAGAGGAAGGCAGTCAAGGGATCTGCTGGCAACAGAGCTTCACCATCGTACCACACATTTGCCTTCTTCCCGCAACCCTCACAACCAGCAGCTTCTCAGCTGCTTCCCCCTCAAAGCATGGCCGAATCTTCTTTATCATAAGGATCCCTTACTCTACCTGACGTCACTCCTTTtatccttccatttcttccaCATGATCAGAAGGGTGGGGATGGTTCTTTCCACATGAAAGGTAAGGCAGGTGGGTTGAGACCACAGGGTGAGTTAGAGCCCAGACCTCCTAATAAGGTCTGCCTGCCTTCTCTCAATGGTTGTTACCCTTGTGTCTCAGCAAGGCCTTTGAAAAATCACACCTTTCAAATGTGTTCAAGAATGAGACTCCTGAAGTTGGTAGATTTTAATGGGggaaacaccccccccccagggggCATTTGGCAATATTAGGAAACTTTTTTGGTTGTTACAACATCCAGGGTGCACAGGTGCTCCTGGCTTCTAGTGTGTAGGGGACCAGGGATGCTCTTAAGCATCCTACgatgcacaggacagctccccaCAACCAAGAATCATCCAGCTCAAGATGTCAATAGGGTTGATACTGAGAAACCCTGCTTTAGGCTACACAGTCTTAGAAAATAATGTTGCCTGGTCTCTGTTTCTAGGCAAGCTGTCTGCCCCCCAAACGCTGTTTACTGATGACATACCTCCAATTAAAAGATCCCTTGACTCCTCTTTTAAAAGTCacattgtgggatccctgggtggcgcagcggtttagtgcctgcctttggcccacggcgcgatcctggagacccaggatcgaatcccacgtcaggctcccggtgtatggagcctgcttctccctctgcctatgtctttgcctttctctctctgcgtgtgtgactatcataaataaattaaaaaaaaaatcaagtcttacaatttataaaaaaaaaattaataaaataaaataaaataaaataaaataaaataaaataaaataaaagtcacattGTCAGGAATCTTCCTTCCTGCCTACCTTCAGGTCCTCCTGTTTCTAGCTGAGGTAGATTTCCCGTTGTTTAGCCATATTCCAAATAAATGGGTTGCTGGAGGCCTAAAGGCTTGTCAAGGCTCAGTCACCTGTCATTTTTTTGGTAGAGTCACCATCCTATTCAAACAGAGACCCAGCTCCTTTGTCCCCTGATGCTGTGATGTCTCCCATCCCTTCTCACTGGCTCTTTctctacgtgtgtgtgtgtgtgtctatgttttTCTCTCACCATTCTCCAGGTCCCCAGGCCCTGACCTGGCCTTCCTGACTTCCTGTCCTGACAAGAACAAAGTCCATTTCAACCCGACCGGCTCGGCCTTCTGCCCCGTCAGCTTGATGAAGCCTCTCTTCCCCAGCATGGGCTTCATTTTCCGTAACTGCCCCTCAAGCCCGGGGTCCCCCCtgccgccccccagccccaggccaccGCCTCGGAAGGATCCAGAGGCCTCCAAAGCCTCCTCGCTGCCGTTTGAGCCATGGCAGCGCACTCCGCCATCAGAAGAGCCCGTGCTCTTCCAGAGTTCCCTGGTGGTCTGAGGGCCCCAACCCTACCACTTCACCATGGAGACCAGTGCCTTGGTggcaggcccctccccagctcccctgaGGTTGGGGACAAAGGAGCCCTTCCCTCTCGGCCTTCGAGCACTTTCATTTATTGTGTCAAAGCCCCGGGTCCTCTTTCTGATGGACACCGGTCCCTCCGGATGTGAGGGGACCTGCCTTCTCCACTAGCAGCTGGGCAACTCACAAGTCACACCTGTGTTCTTGCCGCCTCTCTCACTTGGTGGAAAATTCACCCAGAAGGTCTTGGGTCCCCCACCTCTGGGTGTGAGTCCAAAGGACTATATCTGGGCCCCTTGACCTTGTCATGGAACAAGCTGGCCATGATCAAAGGAGAGGGGACACCACagatttccttccctctcctccacaGACATGGAAGAGGAGACCTGAAGATAGATACCCCCGTCCTCCCGGCCCCCATCCCCATGCCTCCCTCTGATTGGAGGAGCTGACCAAAGCAGCCCTAAAGGGCCATAACACTTGACCAATCCAGCTGCTGGCAGAGGGGGGAACCAAGCGTTTTCCCAAGTGGCATTCTCATCTCGCTTTCACCCTAAGATTGTCTTAAGCAGCAGCCCAGCTTGCCCAGCCCctggtgggtggtgggggagaaggagagctGGCATTCCTCTAGGTGGCAAGCGGCGACTCTACAccctccacctgccccaggaCTGGGTTGGATTAGAAAAATGCCTATTTTTCTTGTATCGATGTAGAAACTCTATTTTCTCCCAAAGACACTATTTTTGCAGCTGTTTGAAGTTTGTATATTTTCCGTACTGCAGAGCTTACACAAAATTGAAGAAGAATGTTAATGTTCAAGTTTTCTTATCCTGTGTTTAGAAGTTGTTTTTTGCAGATCTTGGTGTTAATagaccaaataaataagtattcccAGCAGCTTGAGGttctgttaaatgttttttttgggggggggcggtggagaATGGGATGGAGATTGAGGGTTACTATATTGATCGCTTCATCCACGTAATGATGTGGATGTGGGTGTTGTATGGATGCCCAGAGTTTCTGTCCTCAGGTCATGAGGCTTGGATTCTTTAGATGGACATCTAAGCAGTAGGTCCATGGAGAGGCTGTCCAGAATGAATAGCATGGTGGAGGTGGGGTGAAGGAGTCAGTGGGGAAGTCACTTATTCTGGGTGAGTCTGGCAAAGCTCCCTAGGGAGAATGGGTTTGAGAGAGGAAGTGAGGGTGACCAAGTCTGACATTGTGGGTGCTCCTTGCACTGGCAAGGGGAACAAACCAGGGAATGGTGGTTGGGTTGCATCTCTTGGCACAGGGTTAGGGAAGCTTTAGCTCTTCTGGAGTATTCTATCTCAT
This window contains:
- the FAM117A gene encoding protein FAM117A isoform X4, with the translated sequence MYRKASVPCSVAPEKSVCRPQPPQVRRTFSLDTILSSYLLGQWPRDADGAFTCCTNDKATQTPLSWQELEGDRASSCTHKRSASWGSTDHRKEITKLKQQLQRTKLSRSGKEKERGSPLQGDHAVRGALRASPPSFPSGSPVLRLSPCLHRSLEGLNQELEEVFVKEQGDEELLRILDVPDGHRAPAPPQSGSCDHPLLLLELGNLASSPSVPLASPQPSGQASREEHRGAVEELSFIPNDKASSPGRPTCLEDSSPSPVLAFAASPRPNHSYVFKREPPEGCERVRVFEEATSPGPDLAFLTSCPDKNKVHFNPTGSAFCPVSLMKPLFPSMGFIFRNCPSSPGSPLPPPSPRPPPRKDPEASKASSLPFEPWQRTPPSEEPVLFQSSLVV
- the FAM117A gene encoding protein FAM117A isoform X3 — protein: MLKSYRSLQRIQIKASVPCSVAPEKSVCRPQPPQVRRTFSLDTILSSYLLGQWPRDADGAFTCCTNDKATQTPLSWQELEGDRASSCTHKRSASWGSTDHRKEITKLKQQLQRTKLSRSGKEKERGSPLQGDHAVRGALRASPPSFPSGSPVLRLSPCLHRSLEGLNQELEEVFVKEQGDEELLRILDVPDGHRAPAPPQSGSCDHPLLLLELGNLASSPSVPLASPQPSGQASREEHRGAVEELSFIPNDKASSPGRPTCLEDSSPSPVLAFAASPRPNHSYVFKREPPEGCERVRVFEEATSPGPDLAFLTSCPDKNKVHFNPTGSAFCPVSLMKPLFPSMGFIFRNCPSSPGSPLPPPSPRPPPRKDPEASKASSLPFEPWQRTPPSEEPVLFQSSLVV
- the FAM117A gene encoding protein FAM117A isoform X1, producing MAGAAAGGRGGGPWGPGRGGAGGLRRGCSPPAPAGSPRAGLQPLRATVPFQLQQPHQRRDGGGRAASVPCSVAPEKSVCRPQPPQVRRTFSLDTILSSYLLGQWPRDADGAFTCCTNDKATQTPLSWQELEGDRASSCTHKRSASWGSTDHRKEITKLKQQLQRTKLSRSGKEKERGSPLQGDHAVRGALRASPPSFPSGSPVLRLSPCLHRSLEGLNQELEEVFVKEQGDEELLRILDVPDGHRAPAPPQSGSCDHPLLLLELGNLASSPSVPLASPQPSGQASREEHRGAVEELSFIPNDKASSPGRPTCLEDSSPSPVLAFAASPRPNHSYVFKREPPEGCERVRVFEEATSPGPDLAFLTSCPDKNKVHFNPTGSAFCPVSLMKPLFPSMGFIFRNCPSSPGSPLPPPSPRPPPRKDPEASKASSLPFEPWQRTPPSEEPVLFQSSLVV
- the FAM117A gene encoding protein FAM117A isoform X2; this translates as MGFSWRFFPVPIDVICVLGSQTHSQKEIFSSSVPCSVAPEKSVCRPQPPQVRRTFSLDTILSSYLLGQWPRDADGAFTCCTNDKATQTPLSWQELEGDRASSCTHKRSASWGSTDHRKEITKLKQQLQRTKLSRSGKEKERGSPLQGDHAVRGALRASPPSFPSGSPVLRLSPCLHRSLEGLNQELEEVFVKEQGDEELLRILDVPDGHRAPAPPQSGSCDHPLLLLELGNLASSPSVPLASPQPSGQASREEHRGAVEELSFIPNDKASSPGRPTCLEDSSPSPVLAFAASPRPNHSYVFKREPPEGCERVRVFEEATSPGPDLAFLTSCPDKNKVHFNPTGSAFCPVSLMKPLFPSMGFIFRNCPSSPGSPLPPPSPRPPPRKDPEASKASSLPFEPWQRTPPSEEPVLFQSSLVV
- the FAM117A gene encoding protein FAM117A isoform X5, which codes for MEDGGPLLTFFLFYQTPLSWQELEGDRASSCTHKRSASWGSTDHRKEITKLKQQLQRTKLSRSGKEKERGSPLQGDHAVRGALRASPPSFPSGSPVLRLSPCLHRSLEGLNQELEEVFVKEQGDEELLRILDVPDGHRAPAPPQSGSCDHPLLLLELGNLASSPSVPLASPQPSGQASREEHRGAVEELSFIPNDKASSPGRPTCLEDSSPSPVLAFAASPRPNHSYVFKREPPEGCERVRVFEEATSPGPDLAFLTSCPDKNKVHFNPTGSAFCPVSLMKPLFPSMGFIFRNCPSSPGSPLPPPSPRPPPRKDPEASKASSLPFEPWQRTPPSEEPVLFQSSLVV